Proteins encoded by one window of Acidipropionibacterium virtanenii:
- a CDS encoding Rv3654c family TadE-like protein yields the protein MTGRRCPGQRGDRGRRDERGSGSILVGGLGVLVIAAMWMGVCLLGWLGGARRASEVADLSALAGARAQMVSGDACTAARRTAVANDATVVSCAVDATAVDFVVEVGVAVKLMPRVSLPGAPDRAIRTARAGPTR from the coding sequence ATGACCGGCCGGCGATGCCCGGGCCAGCGTGGCGATCGAGGACGCCGGGATGAACGAGGCTCGGGATCGATCCTGGTCGGCGGCCTGGGAGTCCTGGTGATCGCAGCGATGTGGATGGGCGTGTGCCTACTCGGATGGCTGGGCGGGGCGCGCCGCGCCTCCGAGGTCGCCGACCTGTCGGCCCTGGCGGGCGCCAGGGCGCAGATGGTCTCCGGCGACGCCTGTACTGCGGCCCGCAGGACGGCGGTCGCCAACGACGCCACCGTGGTCTCGTGTGCGGTGGACGCCACTGCGGTGGATTTCGTCGTCGAGGTGGGCGTGGCGGTCAAACTGATGCCGCGGGTCTCGCTGCCCGGAGCCCCGGACCGGGCGATCCGCACCGCGAGGGCCGGGCCGACGCGGTGA
- a CDS encoding RHS repeat-associated core domain-containing protein produces MTRSPLPALSTPARRIMVTLAGIVAATVAATCMPAAPAHADQVRRKRPATTGMTLTAAKKVKAGTDRAASLPAPAWKAPSAPLPAAGAASVAPAATMRRAGSLPVRIGTLAAAPAGLRARAGRTAAAASAPASVTVTSQAPATAGAPSWRVSLATASPGSVALSLDVAWLGTAASRARLVRLPACAATTPDRPACQTGTEVPTAAVSRGQVTGVVPLAAGTTVMALTTGASGTGGDFAATSLGAASAWSAGGSSGDFTWSYPVRTVPAPAGTASGVGLAYSAASVDGRTVATNNQASWAGEGWDLSQGFIERRYTPCAEDMTGSNTAAKTGDLCWDQANATASFGTHSGELVQDGTSARWRLRNDDGTRFELLTGAANGDNDGEYWKVTAPDGTRYIFGQGVAGSEKTATNSTWTAPVFGNQPGEPCHATSFAASACSQAWRWNLDQVIDAHGNAMAAFYATESNRYGQNLNTKSAAYIRGGYLTRIVYGYREGAATTSAPARVEFTTADRCLDGAACGAPSTATASHWPDVPVDQICTSATSCPTLFAPTFFTTKRLARIASQMKTSSGYTDVDVYTLTHSFPDPGDGTAPALWLSRIDHSGAGGALPDGGTSFGGQALPNRVDGVEDTTGAVAAPFYKYRIVAVTEPGGGQTMVDYQTAQCTQASVASLKPESNTSRCFPTWWTPPGATAPVLTWFHRYPVARVAEHDTTDATTPDVETNYSYGAPGWRYDDSALTPAKYRTWSQFAGYASVATITGKPGQADSLKSETVYYRGLNGDRAGPTGGTRSASVSSTWDRPDTDDWWKAGTPRQTTTYNGISGPVVDQTVTTIGGLTTTVTNPAGRAAGYAPTTTTIDHTVLAAGGRRSHKTVETSDQYGNLTSVDDAGDVAKSGDELCTRATYATSASGPLSLPATTRTRATSCAGFEAASASQVIEDTRYYYDAQALGTAVKGDLSAAESLATVASDGAITRQVAARATYDGLGRPLTLTDPLGAVTTTSYTTDAATGLVTGTTTTSPDPDGAGPLKPHVTTTTLDPRFGTPTKTVEPGRETTETTYDALGRTTTTWLPGRSKATYPTSPSVSYTYQAGGVGTPAATTTSTLSTTGSRLVSTELFDGLGRSRQTQRQTIDRHIDADGNPIEAVGRLVSGIRYDSRGLASVESSGVLKSGAPTSSWVQVLDSEVDSQTVATFDGAGRQSAATLYSKQTKKWATTWSYGGDRVTVTPPAGSMPSTTVTDIRGRTVQKIAYKTSSTTGPAQTSAWTRTPAGQIASMTDPAGSVWRYTYDARGNQVKAVDPDAGTSTATFDAAGRKITATDAGGRTLAYTYDALGRATSLRDATPAGNLRAQWDWDTPMVGYLGSASRVLAGGARWVQATTARDAAGRPTATATTVPAVAGLIDARLAGTYAQSFVYYPNGMPRRTVLPGAGPLAAEELRYGYDAVDRHTVLLGNAAYVADAVLDADDRLAQIASGTSAGHLTWQTMDHDPATGRLARLRLDRENAAKADADISYRYTDSGLTRSISAAQPEAGAATDTQCFGHDFAGRLATAYSVASATCPASAPASPSGPAPYSLSWAYDAAGNRTRQDDQVSGTVTTWTYPAATGVRPHAPVSQTVAAPGATPVTTSFGYDAGGNTTGRVSGSVLAGTATGTVENQYDAENHLAAATNTNGGRSSAYAYDADGDRVATSIGGTQTVYLPGGTELSVSGGQVTATRIYTYQGAAIARRTATTGANRLAWQWTDGAGSDWQVDAATTPAPLIRRADPFGGLRGPQPGGWSGARGMAAGITDTVAGTLRLGARDYDPVTGAFTQPDPIIDVTDPAQWNPYSYGAGNPVDRPDPSGLAFCSSTVCGGGTTGSMNETGGSLHETHRPTSSSGGGGSRSGGGGSGRGGSRYHGGGYNGGGHRAYRYTTPRRAPARHAVSKARYKAPARPAAVTPLPPPPNPYLLCLGCVPFGAIAQGAALGAVEGVAFYLIVQLILGEPITGNGILTSAGIGMIFGAAAPFIGRWLGRFLRGSESEFKNLQYAEKYRIKPYKEQRGHTKGTGGDLQAHHLIEKRFVRAMGGGNTDEWPTIVVTRAEHQKFTNAWRKEIPYGPGTSNATREDVENAARKIYADYPEILEKLGLK; encoded by the coding sequence ATGACGCGCTCACCGCTTCCCGCCCTGTCGACCCCCGCCCGCCGGATCATGGTCACGCTGGCCGGGATCGTGGCCGCCACGGTCGCGGCCACCTGCATGCCCGCCGCCCCGGCCCACGCCGACCAGGTCCGGCGAAAGCGCCCGGCGACCACGGGCATGACGCTGACGGCGGCGAAGAAGGTGAAGGCCGGTACCGATCGTGCCGCGAGCCTGCCGGCACCGGCGTGGAAGGCCCCGTCCGCCCCTCTGCCGGCGGCAGGAGCGGCCTCGGTGGCCCCTGCGGCCACGATGCGGCGAGCGGGTTCGCTGCCGGTCCGCATCGGAACCCTCGCCGCGGCCCCCGCGGGCCTGAGAGCCCGGGCCGGCCGGACGGCGGCCGCGGCATCGGCCCCGGCCAGTGTGACAGTGACCTCACAGGCCCCTGCCACTGCGGGAGCCCCGTCGTGGCGGGTCAGCCTGGCCACCGCCTCGCCGGGGTCGGTGGCGCTGAGTCTGGATGTGGCATGGTTGGGCACCGCGGCATCCCGGGCGCGCCTGGTCCGCCTGCCGGCCTGCGCGGCGACCACACCCGACAGGCCGGCCTGCCAGACCGGCACCGAAGTCCCCACTGCTGCGGTGTCGCGGGGACAGGTGACCGGCGTGGTGCCCCTGGCGGCCGGGACCACGGTGATGGCTCTGACCACTGGGGCGTCGGGGACCGGTGGCGATTTCGCGGCGACGTCGCTGGGCGCGGCCTCGGCGTGGAGCGCGGGCGGGTCGTCGGGGGATTTCACCTGGTCCTACCCGGTGCGCACGGTTCCAGCTCCGGCAGGGACGGCTTCGGGCGTGGGGCTGGCCTACTCGGCGGCCTCGGTGGACGGGCGCACGGTGGCGACGAACAATCAGGCCTCGTGGGCCGGGGAGGGCTGGGACCTGTCCCAGGGCTTCATCGAACGGCGCTACACGCCGTGCGCCGAGGACATGACCGGCTCCAACACGGCGGCGAAGACCGGCGACCTGTGCTGGGACCAAGCGAATGCGACCGCCTCATTCGGCACCCATTCCGGGGAACTCGTCCAGGACGGCACATCGGCCCGGTGGCGGTTGCGCAACGATGACGGGACCCGCTTCGAACTGCTGACCGGAGCCGCCAACGGCGACAACGACGGGGAGTACTGGAAGGTCACCGCCCCCGACGGCACCCGCTACATCTTCGGCCAAGGGGTCGCCGGGTCGGAGAAGACCGCCACCAACTCCACCTGGACGGCCCCGGTCTTCGGAAACCAGCCGGGCGAGCCCTGCCATGCCACCTCGTTCGCGGCATCGGCCTGCAGCCAGGCGTGGCGCTGGAACCTGGACCAGGTGATCGATGCCCACGGCAACGCGATGGCCGCCTTCTACGCCACCGAATCCAACCGCTACGGCCAGAACCTCAACACGAAATCGGCTGCCTACATCCGTGGCGGCTATCTGACCCGGATCGTCTACGGCTACCGCGAGGGCGCCGCGACCACCAGCGCCCCGGCCAGGGTGGAGTTCACCACCGCGGACCGATGCCTGGACGGGGCCGCGTGCGGCGCCCCGTCGACGGCGACCGCCTCTCACTGGCCCGACGTGCCGGTCGACCAGATCTGCACGTCGGCCACCTCGTGCCCCACACTGTTCGCCCCGACATTCTTCACCACCAAGAGGCTGGCGCGAATCGCCTCGCAGATGAAGACCTCCTCCGGGTACACCGATGTGGACGTCTACACCCTGACCCACTCCTTCCCCGACCCCGGCGACGGCACTGCCCCGGCGCTGTGGCTGTCCCGCATCGACCACTCCGGGGCGGGCGGAGCGCTGCCCGACGGGGGCACCTCATTCGGCGGTCAGGCCTTGCCGAACCGGGTGGACGGGGTCGAGGACACCACCGGGGCAGTGGCCGCCCCGTTCTACAAGTACCGGATCGTCGCGGTCACCGAGCCCGGGGGCGGCCAGACCATGGTCGACTACCAGACCGCCCAGTGCACCCAGGCCTCGGTGGCCTCCTTGAAGCCCGAGTCGAACACATCGCGATGCTTCCCGACGTGGTGGACCCCGCCGGGGGCCACAGCACCGGTGCTGACATGGTTCCACCGCTACCCCGTGGCCAGGGTCGCCGAGCACGACACGACCGACGCCACCACCCCCGACGTGGAGACCAACTACTCCTACGGGGCACCGGGATGGCGCTACGACGACTCGGCGCTCACACCGGCCAAGTACCGCACGTGGAGCCAGTTCGCCGGCTATGCCAGCGTCGCGACCATCACCGGCAAACCGGGCCAGGCCGACTCCCTGAAGTCGGAGACGGTGTACTACCGAGGGCTGAACGGCGACCGGGCAGGGCCCACCGGAGGCACCAGGAGCGCGTCGGTCTCCTCGACCTGGGACAGGCCGGACACCGATGACTGGTGGAAGGCCGGAACCCCCCGCCAGACCACCACATACAACGGCATCTCCGGGCCCGTGGTCGATCAGACGGTCACCACCATCGGCGGCCTGACCACCACCGTCACCAATCCCGCGGGACGGGCGGCTGGCTACGCCCCGACCACCACGACCATTGACCACACCGTGCTGGCCGCCGGGGGCCGGCGCAGCCACAAGACCGTCGAAACGTCCGATCAGTACGGGAACCTGACCTCGGTCGACGACGCCGGTGACGTCGCGAAATCCGGGGACGAGCTGTGTACCCGCGCCACCTACGCCACATCGGCCTCCGGTCCGCTGAGTCTTCCGGCGACCACACGAACCCGCGCCACCAGCTGCGCCGGTTTCGAGGCTGCCAGCGCCTCCCAGGTGATCGAGGACACCCGCTACTACTACGACGCACAGGCCCTGGGCACAGCGGTGAAAGGTGATCTGTCGGCCGCCGAATCCCTGGCAACGGTCGCCTCTGACGGGGCGATCACCCGCCAGGTCGCAGCACGGGCCACATACGACGGGCTCGGCCGGCCACTGACCCTCACCGACCCGCTGGGCGCGGTGACCACCACCTCCTACACCACAGACGCCGCCACCGGCCTGGTGACCGGCACCACCACGACCAGTCCCGATCCCGACGGCGCCGGGCCACTGAAACCCCACGTGACCACCACCACCCTGGATCCGCGCTTCGGGACCCCCACCAAGACCGTGGAACCCGGCCGCGAGACCACCGAGACCACCTACGACGCGCTGGGGCGCACCACCACGACTTGGCTTCCGGGCAGATCGAAAGCCACCTATCCCACCAGCCCCTCGGTGTCCTACACCTACCAGGCCGGCGGGGTCGGGACACCGGCCGCGACCACGACATCGACGCTGTCGACGACTGGATCACGACTGGTCTCGACCGAACTGTTCGACGGGCTCGGGCGCTCCCGCCAGACCCAGCGTCAGACCATCGACCGGCACATCGACGCCGACGGCAACCCGATCGAGGCCGTCGGCCGGCTCGTCTCCGGCATCCGCTATGACAGCCGCGGCCTGGCGAGTGTGGAGAGCAGTGGCGTGCTGAAGTCCGGGGCTCCGACCTCCTCCTGGGTCCAGGTGCTGGATTCCGAGGTCGATTCCCAGACCGTGGCGACCTTCGACGGGGCCGGGCGCCAGAGCGCGGCGACCCTGTACTCGAAACAGACGAAGAAGTGGGCCACGACCTGGTCCTACGGCGGGGACCGGGTCACCGTCACCCCACCGGCCGGATCGATGCCCTCGACCACCGTCACCGACATCCGTGGCCGAACGGTGCAGAAGATCGCCTACAAGACGTCGAGTACCACTGGGCCGGCCCAGACCTCGGCGTGGACCCGGACCCCGGCCGGCCAGATCGCCTCGATGACCGATCCCGCCGGATCGGTGTGGCGCTACACCTATGACGCCCGCGGCAACCAGGTCAAGGCCGTCGATCCTGATGCCGGGACATCGACGGCCACCTTCGATGCGGCGGGGCGCAAGATCACCGCCACTGATGCGGGCGGCCGCACCCTGGCCTACACCTATGACGCGTTGGGGCGGGCGACGAGCCTGCGCGACGCGACGCCGGCGGGGAACTTGCGGGCCCAGTGGGACTGGGACACCCCGATGGTCGGCTATCTGGGTTCGGCGTCGCGGGTGCTGGCCGGTGGGGCCCGGTGGGTCCAGGCCACCACGGCCCGCGATGCGGCGGGGCGGCCGACGGCCACCGCGACCACTGTGCCGGCGGTGGCGGGTCTGATCGATGCCCGTCTGGCGGGTACTTATGCCCAGTCGTTCGTCTACTATCCCAACGGGATGCCGCGGCGCACGGTGCTGCCGGGGGCCGGTCCGCTGGCCGCCGAGGAGTTGCGGTACGGCTATGACGCGGTGGACCGGCACACGGTGCTGCTGGGGAACGCGGCGTATGTGGCCGATGCGGTGCTGGACGCCGATGACCGGCTGGCCCAGATCGCCTCGGGAACCTCGGCGGGCCATCTGACCTGGCAGACCATGGATCATGATCCGGCGACCGGGCGGCTGGCCCGGCTGCGCCTGGACCGGGAGAACGCCGCGAAGGCGGACGCCGATATCTCGTACCGCTACACGGATTCGGGGCTGACCCGCAGCATCTCGGCCGCCCAGCCGGAGGCCGGGGCGGCGACCGACACGCAGTGCTTCGGTCATGATTTCGCCGGGCGCCTGGCCACGGCCTACTCGGTGGCCTCGGCGACGTGTCCGGCGTCGGCGCCGGCCTCCCCGTCGGGGCCGGCGCCCTACTCGCTGTCGTGGGCCTATGACGCGGCCGGGAACCGGACCCGCCAGGACGACCAGGTCTCCGGGACGGTCACGACGTGGACCTACCCGGCGGCCACCGGTGTCCGGCCTCACGCGCCGGTCTCCCAGACCGTGGCCGCCCCCGGCGCCACGCCGGTGACTACGAGTTTCGGCTACGACGCCGGGGGCAACACGACCGGGCGGGTCTCCGGGTCGGTGCTGGCCGGCACCGCCACCGGGACCGTGGAGAACCAGTACGACGCCGAGAATCACCTGGCAGCAGCCACCAACACCAACGGGGGCAGGTCGTCGGCCTACGCCTACGATGCCGATGGGGACCGGGTCGCCACCAGTATCGGCGGGACCCAGACGGTCTACCTGCCCGGCGGCACTGAACTGTCGGTGTCCGGCGGGCAGGTCACCGCGACCAGGATCTACACCTATCAGGGCGCGGCCATCGCCCGGCGCACCGCCACCACCGGGGCGAACCGGCTGGCCTGGCAATGGACCGACGGGGCGGGCAGCGACTGGCAGGTCGATGCCGCCACCACCCCCGCACCCCTGATCCGGCGGGCCGATCCGTTCGGGGGGCTGCGCGGCCCCCAGCCTGGCGGCTGGTCCGGGGCCCGGGGCATGGCCGCCGGCATCACCGACACCGTGGCCGGGACCCTGCGGCTGGGGGCGCGGGACTACGACCCGGTCACCGGCGCCTTCACCCAGCCCGACCCGATCATCGACGTCACCGACCCCGCCCAGTGGAACCCGTACAGCTACGGGGCCGGCAATCCGGTGGATCGTCCCGACCCCTCGGGGTTGGCGTTCTGTTCCTCGACGGTCTGCGGGGGTGGCACCACCGGGTCGATGAACGAGACCGGCGGGTCCCTCCACGAGACCCACCGCCCCACCAGCAGCAGCGGCGGGGGCGGCAGCCGTAGCGGTGGTGGCGGGTCTGGGCGCGGGGGCAGCCGGTACCACGGCGGGGGATACAACGGCGGGGGCCACCGCGCCTACCGCTACACCACCCCCCGACGGGCCCCGGCCCGCCACGCCGTCTCCAAAGCCCGATACAAGGCTCCGGCCAGACCCGCGGCCGTCACACCCCTGCCCCCACCACCCAACCCCTACCTGCTGTGCCTCGGATGCGTTCCGTTCGGTGCCATCGCCCAGGGCGCGGCACTCGGCGCGGTCGAAGGAGTCGCTTTCTACCTCATTGTTCAACTCATCCTCGGGGAACCCATCACCGGCAACGGCATCCTGACCTCCGCCGGGATCGGCATGATCTTCGGAGCCGCCGCCCCCTTCATCGGCCGATGGCTCGGACGATTCTTGCGGGGGAGCGAGAGCGAGTTCAAGAATCTTCAGTACGCCGAGAAATACCGGATCAAGCCGTACAAGGAGCAACGGGGCCACACGAAGGGAACCGGCGGCGATCTGCAAGCACACCACCTCATCGAGAAGAGATTTGTCCGAGCCATGGGAGGCGGGAACACGGATGAATGGCCCACAATCGTGGTCACCCGGGCAGAGCACCAGAAATTCACGAACGCTTGGCGCAAAGAGATACCCTACGGTCCAGGCACCAGTAATGCCACAAGAGAAGATGTGGAGAACGCTGCGAGGAAGATCTACGCGGATTATCCGGAGATACTCGAGAAGTTGGGACTGAAATGA
- a CDS encoding DNRLRE domain-containing protein, producing the protein MARATGTGVATYLVITSAAAADADVVANLAYTWAASPGLSLNASREGLTVTDGEGGLVFTAPGLAMWDASDLPAPARSDAAAVATTGGDGHRRQITAAVDGHRLALGVDTAMLDDPGTVFPVVVDPAMTVGQAAWTMVWNNGQTFWGSTEEARVGYDGWSDNKVSRVYYRFNLASLKGRVIASATLAHRNTHSANFNCNLATYGPGVQAWTTDPISSATTWSKQPAAKILQSTATVAHGHSSSCPGYSRTEWNVTQGVKGYQTTGAMTLMLRSANESNRDGWRRYATIAGQAPALTVVYHVTPNTPARANVAPLYNGTPYTSAKTLTLSAAIASGDKTDSKLFAKFGVSPYGSGTWTTFNSGYITGAGTVNATWKPPKEGAYSYRVQACSNSGGGCSGWSGSYAVTADWTAPVAPVITGEQNPVANQATGYALTSPTSDVTGYRWGITNPPGTAVPGTSAGVTVKLKPPLGPTTLYGLAVDRAGNQSPTAHLDLKAAGTQTLAHRWLLDGDGTDTGDPAVLLNLPLDGQGTGLWTGGVTPPGCPAAQGQAFHPGGQNVRLLDSTGAGLISTQAFTAAAWIRPESADLAAGEHFALWYTAPGSPRLHDLHHRRPLDRIGR; encoded by the coding sequence GTGGCCCGGGCCACCGGGACCGGTGTGGCGACCTACCTCGTCATCACCAGCGCGGCAGCGGCCGACGCCGACGTGGTGGCGAACCTGGCCTACACGTGGGCTGCCTCGCCGGGCCTGTCACTGAACGCCTCACGTGAGGGATTGACAGTCACCGACGGTGAGGGCGGCCTGGTGTTCACCGCGCCCGGCCTGGCGATGTGGGACGCCTCCGACTTACCCGCCCCCGCCCGCTCCGATGCCGCCGCGGTGGCCACCACGGGCGGGGACGGCCACCGCCGACAGATCACCGCGGCCGTCGACGGGCACCGGCTGGCCCTCGGCGTGGACACCGCGATGCTGGACGACCCCGGCACCGTGTTCCCGGTCGTGGTGGATCCGGCCATGACCGTGGGGCAGGCCGCCTGGACGATGGTGTGGAACAACGGCCAGACCTTCTGGGGATCGACCGAGGAGGCCCGGGTGGGCTACGACGGCTGGAGTGACAACAAGGTCTCGCGGGTCTACTACCGCTTCAACCTCGCCTCCCTCAAAGGCCGGGTCATCGCCTCGGCGACCCTGGCCCACCGCAACACCCACTCGGCGAACTTCAACTGCAACCTGGCCACCTACGGCCCCGGCGTTCAGGCCTGGACCACCGACCCCATCTCCTCAGCCACAACGTGGAGCAAACAGCCCGCCGCCAAGATCCTGCAGTCCACCGCGACGGTGGCCCACGGCCATTCGAGTTCATGCCCCGGCTACTCGCGCACAGAATGGAACGTGACCCAGGGCGTCAAGGGCTACCAGACCACCGGCGCGATGACCCTCATGCTGCGCTCGGCCAACGAATCGAACAGGGACGGGTGGCGCCGCTACGCCACCATCGCGGGCCAGGCCCCCGCGCTGACCGTGGTCTACCACGTCACCCCCAACACCCCCGCCAGGGCGAACGTCGCCCCGCTGTACAACGGCACCCCCTACACCTCGGCGAAGACCCTGACGCTGTCAGCGGCCATCGCCTCGGGCGACAAGACCGACTCGAAGCTGTTCGCGAAGTTCGGGGTCTCGCCCTACGGATCAGGAACCTGGACCACATTCAACTCCGGATACATCACCGGGGCGGGCACGGTCAACGCCACCTGGAAACCGCCGAAAGAGGGCGCCTACTCCTACCGTGTCCAGGCCTGCTCCAATTCCGGCGGCGGATGCTCGGGCTGGTCGGGCTCCTACGCCGTGACCGCCGACTGGACCGCCCCGGTGGCCCCGGTGATCACCGGCGAACAGAATCCCGTCGCCAACCAGGCCACCGGCTACGCACTCACCTCACCCACGTCCGACGTCACCGGCTACCGGTGGGGGATCACCAATCCGCCCGGCACCGCGGTGCCCGGCACCAGCGCCGGGGTGACGGTGAAGCTGAAACCCCCGCTCGGCCCCACCACGCTCTACGGGCTCGCTGTCGACCGGGCCGGCAACCAGTCCCCGACTGCCCACCTGGACCTGAAGGCCGCCGGCACCCAGACCCTGGCCCACAGATGGCTGCTGGACGGCGACGGCACCGATACCGGGGACCCCGCCGTGCTACTCAACCTGCCGCTGGACGGCCAGGGCACCGGACTGTGGACCGGCGGCGTCACACCCCCCGGCTGCCCCGCCGCCCAGGGACAGGCCTTCCACCCAGGCGGCCAGAACGTCCGCCTGCTGGACTCCACCGGAGCCGGACTGATCTCCACGCAGGCGTTCACCGCCGCCGCCTGGATCCGCCCCGAATCCGCCGACCTGGCCGCGGGAGAGCACTTCGCCCTCTGGTACACCGCCCCCGGGTCACCGCGCCTTCATGATCTCCATCACCGACGGCCACTGGACCGCATCGGTCGGTGA